A region of Plantactinospora sp. BC1 DNA encodes the following proteins:
- a CDS encoding thiolase family protein: MTGPDQRIVIVDGARTPVGRYGGVFKDTPAHELGAVAARAALTRSAVPAEAVEEVVMGCVGQVGPDAYNARRVAIAAGLAPSTPAYTVNRLCGSGLQAIWSAAMEMRWNGLDFALAGGDESMTRMPFYDFGARAGYRLGDRVLVDGTVLMLTDPFQHIQMGITAENVAGRYRVSRADQDEFAAESQRRAATPAARAAFAEEIVPVTTGGRHGAEVTTDEHPRPDTTVAALARLRPAFREGGTVTAGNAAGINDGAAAVVLATRSAAAERGLKPLVAIEAVATGALEPEIMGYAPVVALRKLFAQTGTAPDDIDAIECNEAFAAQAVAVIRDADLDPDRVNPYGGAIALGHPVGATGAILALRLAKHLVRNDLELGVVTMCIGGGQALAALFRRV; this comes from the coding sequence ATGACCGGGCCGGATCAGCGGATAGTGATCGTCGACGGTGCCCGTACGCCGGTCGGCAGGTACGGCGGGGTGTTCAAGGACACCCCCGCGCACGAGTTGGGGGCCGTCGCCGCCAGGGCGGCGTTGACGCGCTCGGCGGTGCCGGCCGAGGCGGTCGAGGAGGTCGTGATGGGCTGCGTCGGCCAGGTCGGGCCGGACGCCTACAACGCGCGTCGGGTGGCCATCGCCGCCGGGCTTGCGCCGTCCACCCCCGCCTACACCGTCAACCGGCTGTGCGGGTCCGGACTCCAGGCCATCTGGTCGGCGGCGATGGAGATGCGCTGGAACGGCCTCGACTTCGCCCTCGCCGGCGGTGACGAATCCATGACCCGGATGCCCTTCTACGACTTCGGGGCGCGCGCCGGTTACCGACTCGGCGACCGAGTCCTGGTGGACGGCACGGTTCTGATGCTCACCGATCCGTTCCAGCACATCCAGATGGGGATCACGGCGGAGAACGTGGCCGGCCGCTACCGGGTCTCCCGCGCCGACCAGGACGAGTTCGCCGCCGAGTCCCAACGTCGCGCCGCGACCCCGGCGGCCCGGGCGGCGTTCGCCGAGGAGATCGTTCCGGTCACCACCGGGGGACGCCACGGCGCCGAGGTGACGACCGACGAGCACCCGAGGCCCGACACGACCGTGGCGGCGCTGGCCCGCCTCCGCCCGGCCTTCAGGGAGGGCGGCACGGTCACCGCCGGCAACGCCGCGGGCATCAACGACGGTGCCGCCGCCGTCGTGCTCGCCACCCGGTCCGCCGCCGCCGAACGTGGGCTGAAACCCCTGGTGGCCATCGAGGCGGTTGCCACCGGTGCGCTGGAGCCGGAGATCATGGGCTACGCCCCGGTGGTCGCGCTCCGCAAGCTTTTCGCGCAGACCGGCACGGCGCCCGACGACATCGACGCCATCGAGTGCAACGAGGCGTTCGCGGCCCAGGCGGTCGCCGTGATCCGCGACGCCGACCTCGATCCGGACCGGGTCAACCCCTACGGCGGCGCCATCGCGCTCGGCCACCCTGTCGGCGCGACCGGCGCCATCCTCGCCCTTAGGCTGGCCAAACATCTGGTACGCAACGACCTGGAGCTCGGCGTCGTCACCATGTGCATCGGTGGCGGGCAGGCGCTGGCCGCGCTCTTCCGGCGGGTCTGA
- a CDS encoding formyltransferase family protein yields the protein MSQPPDAVPFRVPGRTSPAELRYVYLNLRDHPRGQLQLAALVAAGFVPCLVVDEDSPLAEAGRSGQLAELSQVAGYAEPEPTSEFCRRHGIAHRTVADHNDETTVELLRTARADLVALGDTRILKPHILTLAPHGIVNVHPGYLPEVRGNHPYLWAIIHDLPQGVSVHLIDAEVDRGPLLRTRRVPIPDGIGLPDLVHLLNEECATLLVETMRQIVDGTATLIPQPGDARLTFRQARPEIRELARTMLRERATAPVAGR from the coding sequence GTGAGCCAGCCGCCCGACGCGGTCCCGTTTCGCGTGCCCGGCCGTACCAGCCCGGCCGAGCTGCGCTACGTCTACCTGAACCTGCGGGACCATCCCCGGGGCCAGCTACAGCTGGCGGCCCTGGTCGCCGCCGGATTCGTGCCGTGCCTCGTGGTCGACGAGGACTCCCCGCTGGCCGAGGCCGGGCGTTCCGGCCAGCTCGCGGAACTCAGCCAGGTGGCGGGGTACGCCGAGCCGGAGCCCACCAGCGAGTTTTGCCGGCGGCACGGCATCGCCCACCGGACGGTCGCCGACCACAACGACGAGACGACCGTCGAGCTGCTGCGGACCGCCCGGGCCGACCTCGTCGCCCTCGGCGACACCCGGATCCTCAAACCGCACATCCTGACGCTGGCTCCGCACGGCATCGTCAACGTGCACCCCGGGTACCTGCCCGAGGTGCGGGGCAACCATCCGTATCTCTGGGCGATCATCCACGACCTGCCGCAGGGCGTCAGCGTGCACCTGATCGACGCCGAGGTGGACCGGGGACCGCTCCTGCGGACCCGGCGGGTGCCGATCCCGGACGGAATCGGCCTGCCGGACCTGGTCCACCTGCTCAACGAGGAGTGCGCGACGCTGCTGGTCGAGACGATGCGGCAGATCGTCGACGGTACGGCGACGCTGATCCCACAGCCCGGCGACGCGCGCCTGACGTTCCGGCAGGCGCGTCCGGAGATCCGTGAACTCGCCCGGACGATGTTGCGGGAACGCGCCACGGCGCCGGTCGCCGGGCGGTGA
- a CDS encoding peptidoglycan DD-metalloendopeptidase family protein: MQIGRWTAVAPALLAANLLITGTAAHAGPAPDPLGASVEDAVAAKLRGQVSATAAAEHTDASETRVTVTRRHGQWAFGTAVALTSHERDVHPTGAIFIARAEAGTWRVSFDGEAGFTELAAESPVVNSQEKSVFGSTPSPRFAGGDYRTGMALPFAVGQTWTMTSGPHGWGGYETPYSSIDLAGGDQVVRAARAGTAYTMCTGWIRVIHDRGYSTDYYHLWSSISVNGAAVSQGTYLGNTGTDVTCGGAATGRHVHFGLRQNSAYVGIAGHGIGKWEFVNGAGAYQGGARHGSAWVGVGGGLYNHGALGLNQAVVDANGGGTLTKRSGPGTGYSVLGSVGDGATVTVSCSANGTSHTGRYGTTSLWNRLSDGAWVSDAYLWTGVNGPVNGWC; encoded by the coding sequence GTGCAGATCGGACGATGGACCGCGGTCGCCCCGGCCCTGCTGGCGGCGAATCTCCTGATCACGGGCACTGCCGCCCACGCCGGACCCGCACCGGACCCGCTGGGGGCGAGCGTCGAGGACGCCGTGGCCGCCAAGCTGCGCGGGCAGGTCAGCGCCACGGCGGCGGCGGAGCACACCGACGCTTCCGAGACCCGCGTGACCGTCACCCGCCGGCACGGCCAGTGGGCCTTCGGCACCGCCGTGGCTCTCACCTCCCACGAGCGGGACGTCCACCCGACCGGCGCGATCTTCATCGCCCGGGCCGAGGCCGGGACGTGGCGGGTGAGCTTCGACGGTGAAGCCGGGTTCACCGAGCTGGCCGCCGAGTCGCCCGTGGTGAACAGCCAGGAGAAGAGCGTCTTCGGCAGCACCCCGAGCCCCAGGTTCGCGGGTGGTGACTACCGGACCGGGATGGCCCTGCCGTTCGCGGTCGGCCAGACGTGGACGATGACCAGCGGACCGCACGGTTGGGGCGGCTACGAGACGCCGTACAGCTCCATCGACCTGGCCGGCGGTGACCAGGTGGTCCGCGCGGCACGGGCCGGTACGGCGTACACCATGTGCACGGGGTGGATCCGGGTGATCCACGACCGGGGCTACTCCACCGACTACTATCACCTGTGGAGCAGCATCTCGGTCAACGGCGCCGCCGTCAGCCAGGGCACGTACCTCGGCAACACGGGGACCGACGTGACCTGCGGCGGGGCGGCGACCGGTCGGCACGTGCACTTCGGACTGCGGCAGAACAGCGCGTACGTGGGAATCGCCGGCCACGGCATCGGCAAGTGGGAGTTCGTCAACGGCGCCGGGGCGTACCAGGGCGGCGCCCGGCACGGGTCGGCCTGGGTTGGCGTCGGAGGCGGCCTCTACAACCACGGCGCGCTCGGCCTCAACCAGGCGGTGGTCGACGCCAACGGCGGCGGCACGCTGACCAAGCGGTCCGGGCCCGGCACCGGCTACTCGGTGCTGGGATCGGTGGGCGACGGCGCCACGGTCACCGTCTCGTGCTCCGCCAACGGCACCTCCCACACCGGCCGGTACGGCACCACATCGCTGTGGAACCGACTCAGCGACGGCGCCTGGGTCTCCGACGCCTACCTCTGGACCGGGGTGAACGGGCCGGTCAACGGCTGGTGCTGA